In the Aliarcobacter cryaerophilus genome, one interval contains:
- the dksA gene encoding RNA polymerase-binding protein DksA, whose translation MANKSQIDELKAILLERRETILSNVRNSRDSIDQLKDQDLNDDLDYADFVSDSFKEGMIANHQLDELNQIEEALKKIKASTYGICDMCGVNIPIGRLKAKPFAKFCTECRTVYEQEQQKRVAY comes from the coding sequence ATGGCAAATAAAAGTCAAATTGATGAATTAAAGGCGATATTACTTGAAAGAAGAGAGACAATTTTAAGTAATGTTAGAAATAGTAGAGACAGTATTGACCAACTAAAAGATCAAGATTTAAACGATGATTTAGATTATGCTGATTTTGTTAGTGACTCATTTAAAGAGGGAATGATTGCAAATCATCAACTAGATGAGTTAAATCAAATTGAAGAAGCTTTAAAAAAAATAAAAGCTTCAACTTATGGAATTTGTGATATGTGCGGAGTAAATATTCCAATTGGAAGATTAAAAGCAAAACCTTTTGCAAAGTTTTGTACAGAGTGCAGAACAGTTTATGAACAAGAACAACAAAAAAGAGTTGCATATTGA
- a CDS encoding tRNA pseudouridine(13) synthase TruD translates to MIKRVYPANDKVLNFKFVQNDVDFIVEEQPIKFSSYGNFLILKIKKQNCDTWELIDRLSKFLGVYSSDIGYAGLKDKRATTIQYISIPKKYQKEIKNFKSKKIEILDTFLHNKKLNIGDLKGNRFKINLHELELEELFHIEKLLKFVSKNGFPNYFGYQRFGKDVKENLEKAKDLLFGDAIIKDRKVAKMLLSAYQSTFFNAWLVERLKLDNSGFKLLDGDIFYDIKNEKLFTPKSINEKIIEDFKNKLITPTGLLPGRDVFKAKDDALKIEQKYDDSQITEKGYRREAIVFPEILSSKYDKLNKSCSLDFILPKGSYATVLIELLANRNFG, encoded by the coding sequence TTGATAAAAAGAGTTTATCCAGCAAATGATAAAGTTCTAAATTTCAAATTTGTCCAAAACGATGTTGATTTTATAGTTGAAGAACAACCTATAAAATTCTCATCGTACGGGAACTTCTTAATTTTAAAAATCAAAAAACAAAATTGTGATACTTGGGAGTTAATAGATAGATTATCAAAATTCTTGGGTGTTTATTCAAGTGATATTGGATATGCTGGACTCAAAGATAAACGAGCAACTACAATTCAATACATATCTATTCCAAAAAAATATCAAAAAGAGATAAAAAATTTTAAATCAAAAAAAATAGAGATACTTGATACTTTTTTACACAATAAAAAACTAAATATTGGTGATTTAAAAGGAAATAGATTTAAAATAAATCTTCATGAGTTAGAGTTAGAAGAACTTTTTCATATTGAAAAACTTCTAAAATTTGTATCCAAAAATGGTTTTCCAAACTATTTTGGTTATCAAAGATTTGGAAAAGATGTAAAAGAGAATTTAGAAAAAGCAAAAGATTTACTATTTGGTGATGCAATAATAAAAGATAGAAAAGTAGCAAAAATGCTTCTTAGTGCCTATCAAAGTACTTTTTTTAATGCTTGGTTGGTTGAAAGATTAAAACTTGATAATAGCGGTTTTAAACTTCTAGATGGAGATATTTTTTATGATATAAAAAATGAAAAACTTTTTACTCCAAAATCTATAAATGAAAAAATTATAGAAGACTTCAAAAATAAACTAATAACTCCAACTGGTTTACTTCCAGGAAGAGATGTTTTTAAAGCGAAAGATGATGCTTTAAAAATTGAACAAAAATATGATGATAGTCAAATAACTGAAAAAGGTTATAGAAGAGAAGCTATTGTATTTCCAGAGATTTTATCTTCTAAATATGATAAATTAAATAAATCTTGTAGTTTAGATTTTATTTTGCCAAAAGGTTCATATGCAACAGTTTTGATTGAGCTTTTGGCAAATAGAAATTTTGGCTGA
- a CDS encoding ABC transporter ATP-binding protein, whose amino-acid sequence MIVAKNISKIYFEGSKKEFYALKNINFEIKKGSFVIFKGVSGSGKSTLLSILSTISKPSFGEILFDKESVSKYPDIHASNFRAKNIGYIFQSFNLFEDLTVFVNVSLSLIPLGFSQKDIDKKVEEILTLSNILHKKDEIVSNLSGGEKQRCAIARALINNANTILCDEPTSSLDYENSMNFVKTLKELKESGKTIVVATHDPIFFELDFVDKVFELKNGVLVE is encoded by the coding sequence ATGATAGTAGCAAAAAATATAAGTAAAATATATTTTGAAGGAAGCAAAAAAGAGTTTTATGCACTAAAAAATATAAATTTTGAGATAAAAAAAGGCTCATTTGTTATATTTAAAGGTGTAAGTGGAAGTGGAAAATCAACACTTCTATCTATACTTTCTACTATTTCAAAACCTAGCTTTGGTGAAATTCTTTTTGACAAAGAATCTGTGTCAAAATATCCAGATATTCATGCTAGTAATTTTAGAGCAAAAAATATTGGTTACATATTCCAATCTTTTAATCTTTTTGAAGATTTAACTGTTTTTGTAAATGTTAGTCTTTCTCTTATTCCTTTAGGATTTTCACAAAAAGATATTGATAAAAAAGTTGAAGAAATATTAACTTTATCAAATATTTTACATAAAAAAGATGAGATAGTTTCAAATCTTTCTGGTGGAGAAAAACAAAGATGTGCAATTGCAAGAGCATTGATAAACAATGCTAATACAATTTTATGTGATGAACCAACATCTTCTCTTGATTATGAAAACTCTATGAATTTTGTAAAAACTCTAAAAGAGTTAAAAGAAAGTGGAAAAACTATAGTTGTAGCAACTCATGACCCAATATTTTTTGAGTTAGATTTTGTAGATAAGGTTTTTGAGTTAAAAAATGGAGTTTTAGTTGAGTAG
- a CDS encoding ABC transporter permease — protein MKSSVFINLIFLLLHKQKTKYISIFILATLTIFLLSTVIFIKSSLQNEILKTLESHNDFIIQKEFGGRIFDIENQLEDRLKNIYGVKNITKRVYGRYKFLSEDVYFTIIGVDFSNLNKELKNLGLQNISKDEMIVGFEVDNLLKKYKYTNYYDFFLPNKEIKKVKIAKVLEKESNIISSDIIILDINLARDILGINRDFSTNIAFDVPNELERANIKQKLQRLDLDLNIIQKEDILKKYETIFNYKGGVFLILYLVVLFAFIMILYQRYSQVSINERKQIAIFKAIGYSVRDIIKIKMSENFVVAFVSYLIGVLLAYFFVFILNAPILKNIFIDFSNIKNDFIIYPYIEFSTFVTLFLFFMVLFLSSVLIPVWKISAINPYESLR, from the coding sequence ATGAAGAGTAGTGTTTTTATAAATCTTATTTTTCTGTTACTTCATAAACAAAAAACAAAATATATATCTATTTTTATCTTAGCAACTTTAACAATATTTTTATTATCAACAGTTATTTTTATAAAATCATCTTTACAAAATGAGATTTTAAAAACATTAGAAAGTCATAATGATTTTATAATCCAAAAAGAGTTTGGTGGAAGAATTTTTGATATAGAAAATCAACTAGAAGATAGACTAAAAAATATTTATGGAGTTAAAAATATCACAAAGAGAGTTTATGGAAGATATAAATTTTTGAGTGAAGATGTTTATTTTACTATTATTGGAGTTGATTTTTCAAATCTAAATAAAGAGCTAAAAAATTTGGGACTTCAAAATATATCAAAAGATGAGATGATTGTAGGTTTTGAAGTAGATAATTTATTAAAAAAATACAAATATACAAATTATTATGATTTTTTTCTTCCAAATAAAGAGATAAAAAAAGTAAAAATTGCAAAAGTTTTAGAAAAAGAGTCAAATATTATATCAAGCGATATTATTATTTTAGATATAAATCTTGCAAGAGATATTTTGGGTATAAACAGAGATTTTTCAACAAATATTGCTTTTGATGTTCCAAATGAGCTTGAAAGAGCAAATATAAAACAAAAACTTCAAAGATTAGATTTAGACCTGAATATTATTCAAAAAGAAGATATCTTAAAAAAATATGAGACAATATTTAACTATAAAGGTGGAGTTTTTTTAATACTTTATTTAGTTGTTTTATTTGCATTTATAATGATTTTATATCAAAGATACTCTCAAGTAAGTATAAATGAGAGAAAACAGATAGCTATTTTTAAAGCTATTGGATATAGCGTTCGAGATATTATAAAAATAAAAATGAGTGAAAACTTTGTTGTAGCTTTTGTATCTTACCTTATTGGGGTCTTATTGGCATATTTTTTTGTATTTATTTTAAATGCTCCAATATTAAAAAATATATTTATAGATTTTTCAAATATAAAAAATGATTTTATAATCTATCCATATATTGAGTTTTCTACTTTTGTAACACTTTTCTTATTTTTTATGGTTCTGTTTTTAAGTTCAGTTTTAATTCCTGTTTGGAAAATATCAGCAATAAATCCATATGAAAGTTTAAGATGA
- a CDS encoding N-acetylmuramoyl-L-alanine amidase, whose protein sequence is MFFKYILLGLIIQNLYSANVVLDIGHTPKQSGATSSNCQQEYTYNKELVLYILEKLKDKYNIEISLSSKKDDEELTFKDRYDSSVNKDLFISIHHDSVQKQFINYSNKCPTTNYAEGFSIFVSKKNIEYEKSLEYAKIFAEELISRGLVPTLHHAEKIKGENRELIDKKLGIYLFDDLKVLKNANSPAFLFEAGVIVNPNEEKKVKTKDFKDNITEAIMKLLN, encoded by the coding sequence TTGTTTTTTAAATATATATTGCTTGGTTTAATTATTCAAAATTTATATTCAGCAAACGTAGTTTTAGATATTGGACATACACCAAAACAATCTGGTGCTACTAGTTCTAATTGTCAACAAGAATATACATATAACAAAGAATTAGTTTTATATATTTTAGAAAAATTAAAAGACAAATATAATATAGAAATATCATTAAGTTCAAAAAAAGATGATGAAGAGTTAACTTTTAAAGATAGATATGATTCAAGTGTAAATAAGGATTTATTTATATCTATTCATCATGATTCTGTTCAGAAACAATTTATTAATTATTCCAATAAATGTCCAACTACAAATTATGCAGAGGGTTTTTCAATTTTTGTGTCTAAAAAAAATATTGAATATGAAAAATCATTAGAATATGCAAAAATCTTTGCTGAAGAGCTTATATCAAGAGGTTTAGTTCCAACATTACATCATGCAGAAAAAATAAAAGGTGAAAATAGAGAATTAATAGATAAAAAACTTGGTATATATTTATTTGATGATTTAAAGGTTTTGAAGAATGCAAATTCTCCAGCCTTTCTTTTTGAAGCAGGAGTAATAGTTAATCCAAATGAAGAAAAAAAAGTAAAAACTAAGGACTTCAAAGATAATATAACAGAAGCAATTATGAAATTATTAAATTAA